The following coding sequences are from one Culex quinquefasciatus strain JHB chromosome 1, VPISU_Cqui_1.0_pri_paternal, whole genome shotgun sequence window:
- the LOC6047984 gene encoding zinc finger protein 39 isoform X3 yields the protein MSSELIIGDSESCLIPCRLCLREYENDFMQDIFTEESNLEERIIKAVSVEPSCADPMTYICSNCNALVALIIDFRTACQQANDLLKSETYRTLRSSTWERSNAEETFQTAANLVQEHCYEVKALLKSNESQVDQETEDLLMDVKCEPELGEDEEPTEEAQPSRKKDGSVCPICGELVSKKAFEGHQNRHAGVQPFTCDIPGCGAKLYSKHALQQHRSRHNSMSKTFDCEVCGKRIKGAAYWLIHRKSHTEEPRFSCDVCGKKFHRKCKLKRHSAVHSDNAEFRCEICGKCFSVKYNLTAHHKIHARKDQKATTNFTEK from the exons ATGAGTTCGGAACTAATTATTGGTGATAGTGAATCTTGTTTAATACCATGCCGTTTGTGCCTACGAGAATACGAAAATGATTTCATGCAAGACATATTCACGGAGGAATCCAACTTGGAAGAGCGCATAATAAAGGCAGTTTCGGTTGAG CCCTCTTGCGCTGATCCGATGACCTATATCTGCTCAAACTGTAATGCCCTAGTCGCCCTGATCATCGACTTTCGAACTGCTTGTCAGCAAGCCAACGATCTTTTGAAGAGTGAAACTTATAGAACTTTACGATCATCTACCTGGGAACGCTCAAATGCGGAAGAAACGTTCCAAACGGCCGCAAATCTAGTTCAGGAACATTGCTATGAAGTCAAAGCTCTGCTCAAGAGCAACGAATCTCAAGTTGACCAAGAAACGGAAGATTTGTTGATGGACGTCAAGTGTGAACCGGAACTTGGGGAGGACGAAGAACCCACAGAAGAAGCTCAACCTTCCCGCAAAAAAGACGGATCCGTATGCCCCATCTGTGGCGAATTGGTGTCGAAGAAGGCCTTCGAAGGTCACCAGAACCGGCACGCCGGAGTGCAACCTTTTACGTGCGATATTCCTGGCTGTGGGGCAAAATTGTACTCCAAGCATGCCCTTCAGCAGCACCGCAGTCGGCACAACTCTATGAGCAAGACCTTCGATTGCGAAGTGTGCGGGAAGCGGATAAAAGGGGCGGCCTATTGGTTGATCCATCGGAAGAGCCACACGGAAGAGCCGCGGTTTTCGTGCGATGTTTGCGGGAAAAAGTTCCACCGGAA atgCAAGTTGAAACGGCATTCCGCGGTGCACTCCGATAATGCTGAGTTTCGGTGTGAAATTTGTGGTAAATGTTTTAGTGTTAAGTACAATTTGACGGCGCACCACAAGATACATGCTAGGAAAGATCAAAAAGCAACAACAAACTTCACCGAAAAATGA